The bacterium nucleotide sequence AAACCAGAACAATTCTCGCAGCGGCGTTGGTGATGCTACTGATCGCCTCGGCCGCCTATGCGGGTGACGACCTGAAAATCGGCTCCGCCGGGGGGCAGCAGTTGCGCATCCCGGTCGGTTCCCGCGGCACCGCGATGGGCGGCTCCACCGTCGCCAACTCCTATGGCCTCGATGCGCTGTACTGGAATCCGGCCGGCGCGTCGTCCATCGAAGGCACTGAATTCATGTGGTCCAATCGGCAGTACATCGCCGACATCGACATCAACTACTTTGCCGGCGCCCGCCGCGTCGGCGACTTTGGCGTGATCGGCTTCAATGCCAAGATCACCTCAATGGACGATGAGATCGTGCGCACCGTCGACTTCCCCGAAGGCACCGGCGCCACCTTCTCCTCGTCGTTCGCCGTCATCGGCGCCACCTACGCCCGCACCCTCACCGACCGCGTCTCGCTGGGCATCAACAGCAACGTGATCTATGAAAAGATCGCCGAACAGACCGCGATGGGGCTGGGCTTTGACATCGGCTTCCACTACAACCCGGGCTGGCAGAACGTCACCTTCGGCGCCGTGATCAAAAACCTCGGACCGAAGATGCGCTACGACGGCCCCGGCTTCGACTGGGACACCGAGACCGGCGACGATCCCAACAGTCTGCCGCACACCACGCGCTCGCGCTCGGCGGCGTTTGAAATCCCGTCCTACGTGCAACTGGGCGCGGCCTACAAGCTCTTCGAGCAGCAAAAGAACGTGGTCAATGTCTCCGGCGCCTTCCAGTCGAACAACTTCTCCGAAGACGAGTGGCGCTTCGGCGGCGAGTACGCCTGGGACAACAAGTTCTTCCTGCGCGGCGGCTACACCGCCTCCAACCAGGATGACTACCTCTTTGGCGCCTCGTTCGGCGCCGGACTGCGGTTCAACGTCGGCGACTCGCGCTGGCAGTTCGACTACGCCTGGTCGGCCAGCGAGTTCTTCGATGACAACCAGTACTTCACTTTCCAGGTCGGATTCTGACCTGTCCTGATGGCCACAAGCGCCGGTCCCGGATCCATCCGGGACCGGCGTTTTCTTGTTGTGGAATCGCCCGAATCGTGGGATCGTAGAACCGTGATGCGACCGACGCTGCCGACCAGATTCGCCGCCGTCGCGCTGCTGCTCGGGGCGGCTGCGCCGGCGTTTACGCAGGAGCCGCCGCGCGCCCGTTCCCCGCAGGATTCCGCCCCGGTCATCAACATCGTCTACCCGCCGCGCGATCAGGTGATCGCCCCGGTCGACTCGACCTTTGTCATTGGCTCGGTGACGCCGGGCGCCAAGCTCACGATCAACGGCCAGCCGATCGACGTCTACCGCACCGGTGGCTTCCTGGCCTGGGTGAATGTGGAGCCGGGCGACTTCGTTTTTCGTCTGCGGGCCCGCAACAAGTTTGGCGCCGATTCGCTCGACTTGCCGGTCCGAATCACCGACAACCGACCCATCCCGCCCGAAGAAGGCGCGCGCATCCGCGACGGCTCGGCGCGTCCGATCTGGAACCGCACCATTCGTCCCGGCGATGAAGTCCCCGTCAGTTTTGACGGCACCATGGGCGGGACCGCCCGGTTCTGGATCATCGCCAAACGCGACACCACCGGCCCGTTTCCCATGACCGAGCTGCGCGCCCGGTCGCTGTCGAGTTTCGAGGCCTACCGGCGCGACGAGATCGCCAACCAAAGCCCGCTTCTGACCGGCGGTCCGACCCCATCGCGGGGGCGATACCACGGCATCTGGACGGCGCCGGAAAAACTGGACAACGACACGCTCGCGGTGATGTTCGAACTGCTGGTCGCCTCGCCGAAAGCGGGATCGGCACGCGCCACCGCCACCGGATTGCTCATCCCGGTGCACCATCTCCCGCCGCGCGTGGTCGAACTGATCGACTCCATCCAGATTCTCCGAACCGGCCCGCGTATGGGCTACTTCGCCATCAATCAGCCCTATGGCGTGCGCGCCCGCTGGTGGGGCACAAACGGCCCCTGGACCATCGTCCAGCCCGCCCCTGGTCTGGAGGCCTGGATCGAGACGGAGAAGATGCGCCTGCTTCCGGAGGGCACTCCGATCCCCGAAGCCGTCATTCCCCGCCTGAACACCGTCGCGACCGACTCTTCGGTGCGACTTGAGGTCGGGATGTCGGAACGGCTCCCGTTCAAGGTTGCCGTCGACGATGACCTCCGGGGCGCATCGATCACGCTCTATGGCGCGATCTCGAACACCGACTGGATCGAGCGCGATTCGGTCGATGACCTCTTCGCCGATATCGCCTGGGCCCAGCCGGAGCCGAAGATCTATCGCATCGATGTCGAACTCACCGAGCCGCTCTGGGGCTATGACACACGCTATGAGGATAGCCGTTTTGTCTTCGAAGTCTACCGCTCGCCGTTGCGCGACTCAACGCTCGACGGCCTGACCATCTGTGTCGATCCGGGCCACTCGGCCGATCCCGGTTCGGTCGGGCCCACCGGGCTGGTTGAAAAGGACGCCAATTTGAAGATTGCGCGCGCGCTGGTGGCGCAGTTGCAGGCCATGGGCGCGCAGGTCATCATGACCCGCACCGGCAATGAGGATGTTCCCTTGGCGCAACGGCCCGGGATCGCCTTCAACGGCGGCGCCGACATCTATGTCTCGGTGCACAACAACGCCGTCCCCGACGGGGTCGATCCCCGCCGTCGCAACGGCACCAGCGTCTACTACCATCATCCGCACAGCCGCGCCCTCGCGACGGCCGTCCACCGCCGGACGCGCGCGGCCACCGGGTTGGCCGACTATGGCCTCACGCAGGCCAACTTCGCGGTCATCCGTCCGCCGCAGTATCCGTCCGTCCTGGTCGAGTGCGCCTTCATCATCCTCCCCGAGCAGGAGGAAATGCTCGACAACGACGCCTTCACCACGCGCACCGCGCATGGCATCGCCGATGGCATCCTCGAGTTTGTGCGCGAACGCTTTCGCGTGCGCCGCTCCGATTAACCCTACCGCTTGACCGCGCCCGCGGTCAGTCCGGCGATGATCTGCCGCTGGAAAAACAGAAAGACGAGAATCACCGGAATGGTGGCCAGCGTCGCCGCCGCGAACAGATGCGGACGGTCCACTCCCTGGTAGCCACGGAACATCGCCAGCGCCACGGGCAGCGTGCGCGCCTTGTCCCCGGTGAGGATGAAGGGGAAGAGGAAGGAATTCCAGGTCAGCCAGAAGATCTGCACCGCCAGCACCGCCAGCGTCGGACGGCACAGCGGCATCACAATCCGGTAGACAATTCGCCACGGTCCGGCGCCATCGAGCCGCGCCGCCTCCTCCAACTCGATCGGCACGCCCGAGACCGCGCTTTTGACCAACAACACCCCCAGCGGATGCACCAGCGCCGGCACCGTAATCGCCCAGAGCGTGTCGTACCAACCGAGTTGGTGAATAAGCGCGAACATCGGCACGATCAGCACATACGGCGGCACCATCAACACCACCACCGCCGCCCAATCCAGCGCGCCCCGCCCCCAGAAGCGGCGCCGCGCCAGCGCATACCCGACCGGAAAGCAAAGCAGGACATTGCCGATGGTGACAATCACGGCGACCAGCGCCGAGTTCCACAGGTAGGTCCCGAACGGCATCGAACGGAACAGGTCCGCGTAATTCGACCAACGGGCCCCCTCGCCAAACGGGTTGGCCCAGCGGGCATCGAAATGCGGCGACACCGACCCAACCACCATCCAGGCCAGCGGGAAGAGCATTCCCGCCAACAAGAGCAGGAGCGCGCCGGTCAGAATCCAGTCGCCGCGGCAGCGGCGGCCCGATGGCGGTGTCGCGGGCATCATCAGTCCTCCGCCCCCCGTCCGAAGGACAAAAGTCGAAACTGGATGAGGGCAAAGACGGCAATCAAGGCGAAGACGATAAACGCCGCGGCCGAAGCGTATCCGAGTTTGAAGCGCTCAAAGCCCATCATGTACACATAGTAGACCGCTGTCGAGGTCGACCCCAGCGGTCCGCCCTGCGTCATCACGAAGATTTCCGTGAACACCTGGAAACTCTTGATCAGGTTGATCACCACGGCGTAAAGCAAGGTCGGGCGCAGATACGGCCAGGTGATTGCCCAGAACCGCTGCCAGGCGGATGCCCCGTGCATTCGCGCATCCTCCACCAGATCGGCGGGAATCGACTGCAATCCGGCCAGGAAGAGGAGCGCATAGTATCCGACCGACACCCACACATCCATCACCATGACCGACGCCAGCGCCGTCGATTCGGCGAACAGAAATCCGCGGTCGGGGACCGGCAGTCCGATGACGTCGGCCAGGCGGTAGAGGTAGCCGCCCTGCGAGTACAGGTGCGTGAAGACCAGCGCGATCACCACCGTAGCGGTCAGGGTCGGCGCGAAGAACCCGGCGCGAAACAGACTGCGGCCCCACAGCCGGCGGTTGAGCGCCAGCGCCAGCAGGATCGCCAGCGCGGTCGTCACCGGGACCGTCCCCGCGGTGAAGATCACCGTGTGCCAGATCGACGACCAGAACTCGCCGCTGCCCAGCACCGCCGCGAAATTCTCCAGCCCCACCCAGCGCCAGCCGCCACGGAAGATGTCGTAGTCGGCAAACGCGAGCGCCAGCGCGTAGCCGAACGGATAGACCCAGAAGCCGAGGAGGATGACCGCCCAGGGCGAGGCCAAAAGCCAGCCCTGACGGGAGAGTTCACCGGAACGCGTGCGGCTCACTGCGCTTTCTGTTTCTCGTATTCCTGAATGATCGCGTTGATCTCCCCGCACATCTCCGCGAGGACTTGATCGACGGCGACTTTCTGGAAGAGCGCTTTCTCCACACCCCGTTCGATGGCCGCTTCGATCTCAACCCAGCGCGGATGCGCCGGCGGCGATTTGGAGTACGCCAACTGCTGGATGAAGACACTGCGAACAGAGTCCTCGATAAAGTAGGGGTTCTGCGCCACCTCGGCATGGACCGGGGTCGCGCAACCGGTGGCGATGCAGAGATTGAAGATGTGCTTGGGCTGCAGCAGATGCCGCGCCAGATTCAGCGCCGCCACCGGCTCGGCCGCCTTCCGCGGCACCGCCAGGTACTCACCGCCGGCGAACCCCGCCTGCGACCCCTTGTTCGGACCGGGGAAGGGCATGATAAAGGCGGAAAACTTCAACGAAATCCCCGCGCGCTTGATCCGCTCGTATAGCCAGTCGCCGGAAAAGTGGTACATGAGCTTGCCGTCCATGAACATGTCGTCGAGAGCCGACTGCTTGTCGACATACTGATGCTGACTCATGTTCACCACAAACTGCAACGCCTCGCGTCCCGCCTCGGTCTCCAGCGCGCAGACCGACATGTCCTCGGTCAGCACATCGCCGCCCGCCGCCCACAGGAAGGGGAGAAAGCGTTTGTACAGACGGTGTGGCTCGGCGGCGTTCACCCCGAATCCCCACATCTTCGGCTTTTCCAGTGTGGCGTCTTTGATGTTTTGCAGCAGTTGGCTCCAGACAAACGGTTGCGGCCGCGCGCTCCCGTACACCAGCGCCGCCGCCTCGTCGTTTTGATAGAAGACCCGTGTCGACAGATACCAGGGCAGGGCATAGCAATTGTCCTGGTAAATCGCCGACGGCCACCCGGCCATCGACTCCCGGAGACGCATGCACTCGTCGGTCATCTGCAACAACGCCCCCCGGTCGGCAAACTCGGCGATCCAGTCGGACCCCAGTTCGATCAGGTCGGGCACATTGTCGGTGGCAAAGGCCGCCACGATCTTTTGATAGCCGTTGTCCCAGGTCAGGTCGGTGACTTCGACCTTGTAGAGCGGGTTTTGCGCCTCGAATTCCTCGATCGCCTTGGTGATCACCGCCTTGACCCGCGGCTCGGTCCAAAACTGCCAGAAACGGATGATCTTGCGGCCATCTTCGGTGACCGTTTCCTTCCTGCCGCAGCCGATGGAGAAAGCCAGTCCGCAGATCAGCAAGCCGGAAAGCAGGAGTCTGAGCGTCTTCATCGTTGGGAAACTCGTTGTCCCGCCTACAGATGTCAAGATGGAACCGCGTGGGACGAACTGCGCTGGGCAGTGGGGGCCCGGTTTTACTTGTGTAGCCAATGAGATTGGTTATATTTAATGTCTGCCCGGAGGGGCTGGAAGGGAAACTCCAATGTCGAAAGTCTGTGCCATTACCGGAAAGCGTCCGCGCGCCGGACATACCGTCTCCCACGCCAACAAGAAGGCGAACCGCCGCTTCAATCCCAATCTTGTGACCAAGAAGATCTGGGATCCGGAGAAGAAGCGCTGGGTGCGCGTGCGTCTCTCCACCAAGGCGCTCAAGACGCTCGACAAGCGCGGCCTGGTTCTCTAACCGGCGCGATCAGATCCGCTCCAAACCCCGCCGTCAGGCGGGGTTTTTGTTTTCCGGTGAGGTCAGGACGTCGCCCGGCATCAATGAATGCGGGGCGTCAAAACTGGGCGATGGCAGTTTGAGAAACAGTCCCGGCAGGAGAGTATTGACGATCGTGTAGATCATCAGACCGCCGACCAGCGCCGGCGCGGCGTCAAAGCGGTCGCGCAGAATTCCGGCGATGACCAGCGTGAACACCAGGGTCGGAATCATCATCAGACTGATCCGCATCCCGGTGCGAAGACTCTCGCCGAGGGCCCACCTGCGGTGCAGCGCCACAAGGAGCAGCCGCAGCGGGATTCCGAGGGCGAGGAACGCGCCGCCGATGGCCAACGCGCCGATTCCGAAGTCGCTGCGCTGCAGCTGGAGTCCGGCATGAAAGAAATAGAATGGCACAAACAACGACGCGAATGACTCGACCGCGTGTAACATCTGCTCCGAGCCCACCGCCGGCAGACGCTCGCGAAACCGCTGCGCCGCCACACCCACCACAAAGGCGCCGAGCAGGTAATAGACACCCAGCTTCAGCGTGATCATGGCGCACACCACCGCCACCATCACCAAAAAGGCGAACTCCGACCTGGGCGCATAGGGCACAATCACCGCCGCGAAAAAGCGAAAGGCCATCGGCACGAGGATGATCATCCCGATCAGGACCAGCGATGATGTCGCCAATCGGCTGAGTGATTCGGCCTGCAGGATGACAAACAGCAACACCAGTGCCACCATCTCGGTGGCGATCACCTTCGATTTAATCCAGAACCGCTCGCGGTCGCTGGCGCCAAAGCCCTTCAGCGAATCGAGGATGAATCCGCCCGACGGAGTCAGGAGCGCCAGCGCGACCAGCGCCGCGGCCCGCCAGCCCAGTTCCAGAAGTGGACTGAGCGCCGCCATCGCCGCGGCCACCAAGCCCAACCGGATGACGACGTGCTGTGCCACCACCGCGGCCCCATGACGCAACTCATCGAAGTCAACGTCCAACCCGGCAAAGAGAAACAGCGCGACAATCCCGAAGGTCGACAGAAGCTCGATCGTGTGATCATGGGGGAAGAGCCCAAACCCCATCCCGGCCAGCGCCCCAAGCCCGAAACTGGTGATCGCCGTGGGGATGCGAAACCGCAACAGGATGCGAGGCAGGACAAACAGCGCGAACAGGAGGATGACATACATCACCTCCCGGGTGAGAAACGTGGGCAGCGACACACTCATGCTATCCGCGGCCGGCCTTCCTCAGCTGGCGCAGGAACTCATCCTCGTCCCAGACCGTCACGCCCAGTTCCCGCGCCTTGTCCAGTTTTGAGCCGGCTTCGGCTCCGGCCACGACCACACTTGTCTTCTTGGACACCGACCCGGCGACCCGTCCCCCCAGCGCCTCGATGCGCGCCTGCGCCTCCTCGCGACGCATCGCCTCCAGCGTTCCGGTCAGCACGAAGGTCAGCCCCGTAAACGGCAGCGGTCCGGATTCCTGGGTTGTCATCGTCGGGAAGACCACACCGCCCCGCCGGAGCTTGTCGAGAAGCTTGGCGGTCTGCGGCATGGCGAAGAACCGGTGAATCGACTCGGCGACAATCGGCCCGATCTCGCGCACCTGTTGCAGCTCCTCGACACTGGCCTTGGCAATGGCGTCGATCGAGCCGAAGGCCCGCGCCAGTACCCGCGCGATGTGCTCGCCGACGCCATCGATGCCCAATGCCGCCAGCAGGTGCGGCAGGTCGGGGTGACGCGCCCGATCGATCGCCGCCAGCAGGTTCTCGGCCAGTTTCGGGCCCATCCGGTCCAGCTGGTGCAACTTCTCCGCATCGAGAAAGTAGATGTCGGCCACATCGTGGATGATCTTGCGGTCCACTAACTGCTCGATATAGCGATACCCCATGCCCTCAACATCCACGCCGGATTTCGAGACAAAGTGCGCCAGCCGCTCCTTGATCTGCGCCGGACAGCCGAGGTTTGTGCAACGGTAGAACGCCGAGTCCTCCGCGCGGACAATCTGCGCGCCGCAGGCCGGGCATTTGGTTGGGAAGACAAACGGCTTGGAGCGCGGCGACTTCCCGCCCGGCACGACCTTCACGACCTCCGGGATGACATCGCCGGCCCGCCGCACAATCACCTTGTCGCCGACGCGAACATCCTTGCGCCGTATTTCGTCCTCGTTGTGCAGTGTGGCGCGGCGCACTTCGACACCCCCCACCCGCACCGGTTTGAGCGCCGCCACCGGGCTGATGATGCCGGTACGGCCCACCTGCAGAAGGATGTCCTCGACGATCGTGGTCTCCTCCTGCGCCGGAAACTTCCACGCCACCGCCCAACGCGGGTGATGCGATACCGCCCCGAGCTTCCGTTGCATCGCCAGATCGTCAACCTTGATCACCGTCCCGTCGGTGTCCATCTCCAGACGGTCACGTTCCGCGCCGATCCGTTCATGAGCGGCGACCACCGCGTCGACCGTCTCGCAGCGGGTGATCAGGTGATGCACCTTGAATCCCGCCTCGCGCAGAAGCGCCAGAACCTCCCATTGGCTGCCAGGGGTCCGTCCTTCGCAGCGCCCGATGCCGTAGGCATAGAAGACCAACGGCCTTGCGGCCGTGACTTTGGGGTCCAGTTGCCGGAGTGATCCGGCCGCCCCGTTGCGCGGGTTGGCCATCGGCTCCTCGCCCGCGGCCAGCCGCTCGCGAT carries:
- a CDS encoding cation:proton antiporter, with the protein product MSVSLPTFLTREVMYVILLFALFVLPRILLRFRIPTAITSFGLGALAGMGFGLFPHDHTIELLSTFGIVALFLFAGLDVDFDELRHGAAVVAQHVVIRLGLVAAAMAALSPLLELGWRAAALVALALLTPSGGFILDSLKGFGASDRERFWIKSKVIATEMVALVLLFVILQAESLSRLATSSLVLIGMIILVPMAFRFFAAVIVPYAPRSEFAFLVMVAVVCAMITLKLGVYYLLGAFVVGVAAQRFRERLPAVGSEQMLHAVESFASLFVPFYFFHAGLQLQRSDFGIGALAIGGAFLALGIPLRLLLVALHRRWALGESLRTGMRISLMMIPTLVFTLVIAGILRDRFDAAPALVGGLMIYTIVNTLLPGLFLKLPSPSFDAPHSLMPGDVLTSPENKNPA
- a CDS encoding N-acetylmuramoyl-L-alanine amidase — protein: MRPTLPTRFAAVALLLGAAAPAFTQEPPRARSPQDSAPVINIVYPPRDQVIAPVDSTFVIGSVTPGAKLTINGQPIDVYRTGGFLAWVNVEPGDFVFRLRARNKFGADSLDLPVRITDNRPIPPEEGARIRDGSARPIWNRTIRPGDEVPVSFDGTMGGTARFWIIAKRDTTGPFPMTELRARSLSSFEAYRRDEIANQSPLLTGGPTPSRGRYHGIWTAPEKLDNDTLAVMFELLVASPKAGSARATATGLLIPVHHLPPRVVELIDSIQILRTGPRMGYFAINQPYGVRARWWGTNGPWTIVQPAPGLEAWIETEKMRLLPEGTPIPEAVIPRLNTVATDSSVRLEVGMSERLPFKVAVDDDLRGASITLYGAISNTDWIERDSVDDLFADIAWAQPEPKIYRIDVELTEPLWGYDTRYEDSRFVFEVYRSPLRDSTLDGLTICVDPGHSADPGSVGPTGLVEKDANLKIARALVAQLQAMGAQVIMTRTGNEDVPLAQRPGIAFNGGADIYVSVHNNAVPDGVDPRRRNGTSVYYHHPHSRALATAVHRRTRAATGLADYGLTQANFAVIRPPQYPSVLVECAFIILPEQEEMLDNDAFTTRTAHGIADGILEFVRERFRVRRSD
- a CDS encoding extracellular solute-binding protein, whose product is MKTLRLLLSGLLICGLAFSIGCGRKETVTEDGRKIIRFWQFWTEPRVKAVITKAIEEFEAQNPLYKVEVTDLTWDNGYQKIVAAFATDNVPDLIELGSDWIAEFADRGALLQMTDECMRLRESMAGWPSAIYQDNCYALPWYLSTRVFYQNDEAAALVYGSARPQPFVWSQLLQNIKDATLEKPKMWGFGVNAAEPHRLYKRFLPFLWAAGGDVLTEDMSVCALETEAGREALQFVVNMSQHQYVDKQSALDDMFMDGKLMYHFSGDWLYERIKRAGISLKFSAFIMPFPGPNKGSQAGFAGGEYLAVPRKAAEPVAALNLARHLLQPKHIFNLCIATGCATPVHAEVAQNPYFIEDSVRSVFIQQLAYSKSPPAHPRWVEIEAAIERGVEKALFQKVAVDQVLAEMCGEINAIIQEYEKQKAQ
- the ligA gene encoding NAD-dependent DNA ligase LigA — translated: MTSNRPKSSDIPPAIQREIDDLRRQLRHHAHAYYVLDRPEISDAEYDRLFDRLSALEAEYPQAVTPDSPTQKVGGEPAAAFRTVRHHVPMLSLQKVTSEAEFREFDTRVRKLLGGESPAYVIEPKLDGLAVELTYEDGQLRIGSTRGDGEIGEDVTANLRTVRSVPLALLGNAPRLLDVRGEVILRRDDFERLNRERLAAGEEPMANPRNGAAGSLRQLDPKVTAARPLVFYAYGIGRCEGRTPGSQWEVLALLREAGFKVHHLITRCETVDAVVAAHERIGAERDRLEMDTDGTVIKVDDLAMQRKLGAVSHHPRWAVAWKFPAQEETTIVEDILLQVGRTGIISPVAALKPVRVGGVEVRRATLHNEDEIRRKDVRVGDKVIVRRAGDVIPEVVKVVPGGKSPRSKPFVFPTKCPACGAQIVRAEDSAFYRCTNLGCPAQIKERLAHFVSKSGVDVEGMGYRYIEQLVDRKIIHDVADIYFLDAEKLHQLDRMGPKLAENLLAAIDRARHPDLPHLLAALGIDGVGEHIARVLARAFGSIDAIAKASVEELQQVREIGPIVAESIHRFFAMPQTAKLLDKLRRGGVVFPTMTTQESGPLPFTGLTFVLTGTLEAMRREEAQARIEALGGRVAGSVSKKTSVVVAGAEAGSKLDKARELGVTVWDEDEFLRQLRKAGRG
- a CDS encoding carbohydrate ABC transporter permease, which gives rise to MMPATPPSGRRCRGDWILTGALLLLLAGMLFPLAWMVVGSVSPHFDARWANPFGEGARWSNYADLFRSMPFGTYLWNSALVAVIVTIGNVLLCFPVGYALARRRFWGRGALDWAAVVVLMVPPYVLIVPMFALIHQLGWYDTLWAITVPALVHPLGVLLVKSAVSGVPIELEEAARLDGAGPWRIVYRIVMPLCRPTLAVLAVQIFWLTWNSFLFPFILTGDKARTLPVALAMFRGYQGVDRPHLFAAATLATIPVILVFLFFQRQIIAGLTAGAVKR
- a CDS encoding PorV/PorQ family protein; amino-acid sequence: MKTRTILAAALVMLLIASAAYAGDDLKIGSAGGQQLRIPVGSRGTAMGGSTVANSYGLDALYWNPAGASSIEGTEFMWSNRQYIADIDINYFAGARRVGDFGVIGFNAKITSMDDEIVRTVDFPEGTGATFSSSFAVIGATYARTLTDRVSLGINSNVIYEKIAEQTAMGLGFDIGFHYNPGWQNVTFGAVIKNLGPKMRYDGPGFDWDTETGDDPNSLPHTTRSRSAAFEIPSYVQLGAAYKLFEQQKNVVNVSGAFQSNNFSEDEWRFGGEYAWDNKFFLRGGYTASNQDDYLFGASFGAGLRFNVGDSRWQFDYAWSASEFFDDNQYFTFQVGF
- the rpmB gene encoding 50S ribosomal protein L28, whose product is MSKVCAITGKRPRAGHTVSHANKKANRRFNPNLVTKKIWDPEKKRWVRVRLSTKALKTLDKRGLVL
- a CDS encoding sugar ABC transporter permease, yielding MSRTRSGELSRQGWLLASPWAVILLGFWVYPFGYALALAFADYDIFRGGWRWVGLENFAAVLGSGEFWSSIWHTVIFTAGTVPVTTALAILLALALNRRLWGRSLFRAGFFAPTLTATVVIALVFTHLYSQGGYLYRLADVIGLPVPDRGFLFAESTALASVMVMDVWVSVGYYALLFLAGLQSIPADLVEDARMHGASAWQRFWAITWPYLRPTLLYAVVINLIKSFQVFTEIFVMTQGGPLGSTSTAVYYVYMMGFERFKLGYASAAAFIVFALIAVFALIQFRLLSFGRGAED